The window CTGCCCTGTCCCCCGATCGTTGGAATATGCCCGAAGCGCTTGCTGCGGTCCGCCCGTCGAACCATCCTGAGGCGTATTCGTGTCGCAGCCGGAGCGCGACGGACGAGATGGCGCGGGCGCGACGTACCGGATGTGAACGTACGGCGGCCCGGCCTGCGGCGGCCCGGCGGGAGCCGGGACCAGCCGGCTGGACGATCCGGCCCGATCGAGACGATGGCCGAACTGCGAGTGCGGGTGGTGGAGCGGTGCAGGTTCTTCAGGTACAGCTTGCGGTGCGGGCGGACCCCGCGGAGGTCGGCCGGGCCCGCCGCTGGGTGCGCTCGCGGCTGCTCAACCACGGGGTGGACCCGGACGCTCCGATCGCCGAGACGGTCGTCCTGGTGGTCTCCGAACTGGTGACCAACGCCGTGGTGCACACCGGCTGTCCGGCCGTCCTGCGGCTCTGCTTCCCCGTCGACGACTCCCCGGCCGGGAGCGGTACTTCGGCGGCCGGCGGCTGCCCGCCGGCCGGCGGGCCGGTGGACGGGACGGGCTGCGGCGGCGCGCCGCGCGAGACGGCCGCGATCGGCCCGCTCCGGGTCGAGGTCGCCGACGCCAGCCAGGCCGCGCCGGCTCCCCGGCACGCGGGGCCGGACGCCGACGCCACCAACGGGCGGGGCCTGGAGCTGGTCGAACTGCTCTGCGACCGCTGGGGCTGGTATCCGGACGGTTCGGGCAAGCGCGTCTGGTGCGAGATCGGCGCCGGCGCGCCGCCGGTGGACCCGCTGACCGCCGTGGACTGGGCCGCACTGGCCCAGTGAGGCCCGACGATCAACGGGCCGAAACCTGACGCAACCATTCCGAATTTCGGACAACCCATTGACGTGACGTATCCGACTGATCACTCTGGGAGCAGCTCTCCGTTGCGAGGGGACGCCGAGGGAACACCCGAACGCCGCTGCGGTGCTGCTGTCCAGGGGGATCATGTCAGCAGGGGGGCCGTGGTACGCCGATCGCGCGGTGGCTCCTTGGCGAGTGCGGTGGGCTTTGCGCGGGTTCAGGGCCCGTGCTTCACGATCGGATGGCGGCGGGCCGTGCCGTGCTCGGGGTGCGTGCGGCCCGCCGCCGTCCGATCCGTGCGTTCCTCAGGGCCGGTTCCGGTCATTCGCCGCCCACTTGTCCGCCGCTGAGCGGCCCGCGGGGGTGGCGCCCCGTCAGTGCGACCGCTCCACCGACCGGAAGGTGCGCCGGTACGCGCTCGGCGCGACGTCCAGCCGCCCGCGCAGCCGCAGCCGCAGCGAGGCCGCCGTCCCGAAGCCGGACTCCCGGGCCACCTGGTCGATCGTCATGTCGGTGCTCTCCAGCAACTGGCGGGCGCGCTCGGCGCGCTGGACCGTCAGCCACTGGCCCGGGCTGCTGCCCGTCTCCTCGCGGAACCGCCGCGTGAAGCTCCGCACGCTCATGCCCGCCCGGTCGGCGAGCAGGCGCAGCGGGAGCGGCTGGTCCAGGTGCTCCAGCGCCCAGGCGCGGACCGCCGCGGCGCCGGGGCCGGCGTCGACGGCCGGGCGCGGGAGTTCGACGTACTGCTTCTGGCCGCCCTCGCGCCAGGGCGGCACCAGGCAGGTGCGGGCCACCGCGTTGGCCACCGCGCTGCCGTGGTCGCGGCGCACGATGTGCAGGCAGAGGTCGATGCCGGCCGCCACCCCGCCCGAGGTGAGGACGTCCCCGTCGTCGGTGAACAGGACGTCCGGATCGAGCCGGACCTTCGGGTACAGGGCGGCGAAGAGCTCGGTGTAGCGCCAGTGGGTGGTGGCCGGGCGGCCGTCCAGCAGTCCGGCGGCCGCCAGGACGAAGGAGCCGGTGCAGATCGACACCAGCCGGGTGCCGGGCCGGATCCTGGCCAGCGCGGCGACCAGGGCGGGATCGAGCCGGGCGTCGACCTCCCGGGGCCCCTGGTCCGCAGAGGCCGGGATCACCACGGTGTCCGCCCACTCCAGGAGTTCGGGCCCGTGGTCGACGGCGATCCGGAAGTCGGTACTGGTGGGGACCGGCCGGCCGTCCACGGTGCAGGTGGCCACCTGGTAGTGCGGCACGCCGTCGGCGTCCTTGGCCGACTCGAAGATCCTTGCGGGGATGCCCAGTTCGAAGGCGATCACCCTGTCGAGTGCCAGTACCGCGATCCTGTGCGCCATCGCGCCCGCCCTTCCGTTCCCCGCCGGCGCCCGCCGCCTGCCGCCGGGCACCCCGACGCCCGTCGCCCGGGCCGGCGACCAGCGTACGCCGAACCGCTGGCCCGATCTTTGCGAAAGCTGGCAGCCAGGCCACTCGTGGTCGTTCGGGCCGTTCGGGAGACTCGGCCGGGTGAACGAACGCCACACCCCCACCCCGGGCCCGACCGCCGCGCCGGCCCGCCCCGAGGCACCGGCCCCCGCACCGGACCTCGCCCCCTCCGGGCTCCCGCGGCCGGGCCGCACCGGCCGCCCCCGGCCGCACTACGCCTGGGTGGTCGCCGCGGTCTCGCTGCTGGTGCTGCTCGGATCGGCCGGCTTCCGCTCCACGCCCAGCCTGATGATGGACGCGCTGCACAACGAGTTCGGCTGGTCGATGGGGACGATATCCAGCGCCACCTCGGTCAACCTCGCGCTCTACGGCCTCACCGCTCCCTTCGCCGCCGCGCTGATGGACCGCTTCGGCGTCCGGCTGGTGGTGGTCTGCGCGCTGCTGACCATCTCGGTCGGCGCCGGGCTCACCATGCTGATGCGCGAGCCCTGGCAACTGGTCCTCTGCTGGGGCGTGCTGGTGGGCCTCGGCAGCGGCTCGATGGCCGGCGCGTTCGCCACCACCGTCACCGGCCGCTGGTTCCGGGCCCGCCAGGGCCTGGTCACCGGTGTGCTCACGGCCGCCGGCGCGGCCGGCAACCTGGTCTTCCTGCCGGTCGGCGCCTGGCTGGTGGAAGAGCACGGCTGGCGTTCGGCGGTCGTCGTCGTCTCGCTGGCGGCCAGCGCGGTCGCCGTCCCGGTGCTGCTGCTGATGCGCGAGCGCCCCGCCGACCTCGGCCTGCTCCCGTACGGCGCGACCGAGGAGCCGCCCCCGCCGGTGGCGGACAACCGGGCGCTGGCCCGCTCGCTGCGGGTGCTCCGGGACGCCTCCCGCAGCCGGGCGTTCTGGCTGCTGGCCGGCTCCTTCGCGATCTGCGGCGCGACGACGGCGGGGCTGGTCGGCACCCACTTCATCCCCGCCGCGCACGACCACGGCCTGCCGGTCACCACGGCGGCGAGCCTGCTGGCCCTGATCGGGATCTTCGACGTGATCGGCACCATCGCCAGCGGCTGGTTCACCGACCGCTTCGACTCCCGGCTGCTGCTGGTCGTCTACTACGCGCTGCGCGGGTTCTCGCTGTTCCTGCTGCCGCAGCTGTTCGCGGGTTCGCTGGAGCCGCCGATCCTGGCCTTCGTGATCTTCTACGGCCTGGACTGGGTGGCCACCGTCCCGCCGACCGTCGCGCTCTGCCGACGGCACTTCGGCGACGACGCGCCGATCGTCTTCGGCTGGGTGCTGGCCTGCCACCAGCTCGGCGCGGCCGCGGTGGCCGGGCTGGCCGGCCTCGCCCGGGACGCGCTCGGCACCTACGACCTCGCCTGGTACGCGGCCGGCGGGCTCTGCGCGGTCGCCGTGCTGCTCTGCCTGGCCCTGCGGGCGGACCGGCCGGGGGCGGGGGCGCCCGCGCCGAGCCTGTCGTGAGCGGACACTAGGCTCACCGTCATGACGCTCGCCTTCACCCTCGACCCCGAGCCCGGTCCGGACCTGCGCGCCGACATCGTCCGGCTCTGGACCGACGTCACCAACGCCGGCGGCGCGGTCGGCTTCGTGGCGCCGGTGACGGAGGACGAGGTCTGGAAGACCGCCGACCCGCACTTCGCCGGCCTCGCGCCCGCCGGGCCGGACCGGCTGCTGATCGCCCACGAGCGGGAGAGCGGCCGGCTGGCCGCCCTGCTCTTCCTCGACTCCATGCGGTTCGGCCTGATGGACCACTGGCGGCTGCTCAAGCGCGTCATGGTGCACCCCGACTTCCAGGGCCGCGGCTACGGCGCCGAGCTGATGGCCGAGGCCGAGCGGGTGGCCCGGGCCTGGGGGCTGGAGGGACTGCGGCTGACCCTGCGCGGCGGTCTCGGGCTGGAGGCCTTCTACGCCCGCTGCGGCTACACCGAGGTCGGCCGGGTCCCCGCCGCGATCCGGGTGGCCCCCGGGGACGACCGCGACGACGTCACGATGTGGTTGGACCTGCGTTGACGGACGGCCGCGCGGGGGCCGGGTGACCCGTGCCCCGCGCGGCGCGTCCGGCATGCTTCACTGGGATACCGGTCCGGTCCCCGCGCAGAGAAGGATGTGTCCCCCGTGAGCAGCAAGGTGAGCGACAAGTCCCACGCCACGCTCCGTTACACCTCCATGCGGGTCAGCATCTTCCTCGGCTGCCTGCTGGTCGCCCTGCTGCTGGGCCACTTCCAGGTCATCCCGGTCAAGGGGCAGACCGGCGCGATCTTCCTGTTCCTGGTGGCCGCCGTGGTCTCGGCGCCGCTCAGCTACGTGCTGCTGAGCCGGCAGCGCGACGCGATGTCGGCCCAGATCTCCGGCAGGGTCGACGGCCTCCGCAGCCGGACGGCCGCGCGGATCGCCGACCAGAACGCCGAGGAGGACGCGGCCGACGACGCCGCGCGCGCGACCGCCCTGCAGGGCTGATCCGCGTCACCGCCGTGCCCGCCCCCGACCCCGAGCCGCCGGCTGACCGCGAGCCGCCGGCCGGGCCGCTCTCCGAGCCGCTGCGCGAGCCGCTGCCCGGGCCCGCCGCGCCGCAGGGCGGGAGCGTCAGCGGCACCTGGCCGGCTCCGGTCCGCAAGCCCACCGGGCGGGACGTGGCACGGCTCGCCGGGGTCTCGCAGGCCACCGTCTCGCTGGTGTTCTCCGGCCCCGAGGCGGGCCGCCGGGTCTCCGACGCCACCCGGGAGCGCGTCCGGGAGGCGGCCCGCAGCCTCGGCTACCGCCCGCAGGCGGCCGGCCGGCAACTGCGGCTCGGCCGCAGCGGCATGATCCTGCTGGCCGTGCCGAACATCCTCGGCCCGTTCTTCGGCCGGGTGCTGGAGGGCGTCCACGAGGAGGCCGGCCGGCACGGCCTGGCCGTCGTGGTCAGCTCCGGCTGGGGGAGCGCCACCCTCGCCGACGCGGCCACCACCAGCCGGTTCGACGGCCTGCTGATCTGCTCCCCGGACGACAGCCAGCTCGGTGCGCTGCCCGCCGACACCCCCGCGGTCTTCCTGGACGCCGACCCCGGCACCGACCGGGCCCGGCCGACCGTCGAGCTGGACGTGGCCGGCGGCATGCGCGCCGCCGTCGAACACCTGGCCGGGCTGGGCCACCGGCGGATCGGCCGGCTGCGCTCCACCCACGCCGCGTACACCTTCCGGGTCCGCCAGGCCGCCTTCGAGCAGGCCGCCGCGGAACTCGGCCTGGACGTGGTCGAGCTGGGCGTCAGCCTCAACGAGGGCCAGCCCGCCGCCCGCGGCGCCGCCCGCCGGATGCTGGCGGGCCCCGACCGCCCGCACGCGGTGATCTGCGACGACGACGTGGTGGCCTCCGGGGTCTACCAGGCGGCCGCCGAACTCGGTCTGCGGGTGCCCGCGGACCTCTCGGTGGTCGGCATCGACAACATCCCGGTGGCCGAGCTGCTCACCCCGCCGCTCACCACAGTCGACCTGCCCGGCGAGGAGCTGGGCCGGGCCGGGGTCGCGGCCCTCGCGGACCTGCTCCGCGGCGAGCCGGTCGCGCCGGTGCCGCCGCTGGCGACCTCGCTGGTGCTGCGCTCCTCGACCGCGGCCGGGACCGCCGCGACCGGTACCCGCGCGGCCGGGAGCCCCGCCTCCGGCGCCTCGCCCACCGGCACCTCGCCCACCGGGACCGGCCGTTCGGATTAGTTCGGACAGGTGAACTGCCGTCAGGACGTCTCGCGCCGCAGCGGCGGGCGAATGAACCGACGATGAGATTCCGGCGTGCGGACGCTCCGATCAACGGTCTGATCACCGACACCCCTGCCGGTCGGGATGGAGTTCGTCGGCCGGACCCCGTCGACGGTCAGTGACCGCGCCCGTCGGCCAGACCACCCGGTCCGACGGGCGCGGTCACGTATGAGGGGTGGGTTCAGCCCACCGGTACCGGCTGCGCCACCGGGGCCGCCGGCAGCGGCTGGAACCAGCGGCGGGCGCCGAACAGCAGCAGCCCGCCCAGGCCGATCCCGCCGGCCGCGCAGAGCGCCACCGGGCGCAGCGAGTCCTCGGCGAGGTTGCCGGAGACGGCGTAGCCGAGCGAGTTGCCGGTCGCGAACAGCGTCACCAGCCAGGCGAACGCCTCGGTCACCGTGCCCACCGGGGCCAGCTCGGCGACCAGGACGAACGCGGCGGCCAGCAGCGGGGCCAGCCCGATCCCGGACAGGAAGGCCAGCGCGGCCATCGCGTACGGCCCGGGCAGCAGCACCAGCGGGAGGTAGGAGACGGCCATCCCGAGCGCCATCACCCAGGTGCGGGTCGCCGTTCCGCTGCGCCAGCGCACCGCCCCGTACCCGAGCGCGCCGAGCAGTCCGCCCAGCGCGGCCAGCGCCAGCAGCGTCCCCGCGCCGCCCGGCAGGCCGCCCTCGTGCGCCTCCGCGTAAGCGATGAACAGCACGTTCTGGGCACCGACCGCCCAGCCGGCGCCGGCCAGGCCGATCAGCAGCAGAACCAGGCCGGGCGAGCGGAGCGGCCCGAGCAGACCGGCCGAGTGCGCGCGCGGCGGTGCCTGCCAGGCCCGGGCCGGTCCGGCGGTGGCCACCACCAGGGCCCCGGCCAGCCCCAGCCCGGCCGCCACCCAGAGCGCCGCGACCGGGCTGAAGGCCCCGGCGATCCCGGCCACCGCGAGCGGGCCGGCCACGTAGAGGATCTGTTGCGAGGCGGAGTCGAAGGCGTACACGGTGTCGAGCTGCTCCTCGGCGACGACATCCGGCCAGAGCGAGCGCAGGCAGGGTTCGAGCGGTGGCATGGCCAGTCCGGCGATCGCGGCGCCGACCGGTGCGGCCAGTGCCGAGCCCGGCGCGAGTGCCAGGAGCGCGTACCCGCCGCCCGCGACCACGGCGGAGGCGAGCAGCACCCG of the Kitasatospora sp. NBC_01246 genome contains:
- a CDS encoding ATP-binding protein yields the protein MQVLQVQLAVRADPAEVGRARRWVRSRLLNHGVDPDAPIAETVVLVVSELVTNAVVHTGCPAVLRLCFPVDDSPAGSGTSAAGGCPPAGGPVDGTGCGGAPRETAAIGPLRVEVADASQAAPAPRHAGPDADATNGRGLELVELLCDRWGWYPDGSGKRVWCEIGAGAPPVDPLTAVDWAALAQ
- a CDS encoding DUF4229 domain-containing protein yields the protein MSSKVSDKSHATLRYTSMRVSIFLGCLLVALLLGHFQVIPVKGQTGAIFLFLVAAVVSAPLSYVLLSRQRDAMSAQISGRVDGLRSRTAARIADQNAEEDAADDAARATALQG
- a CDS encoding LacI family DNA-binding transcriptional regulator; its protein translation is MPAPDPEPPADREPPAGPLSEPLREPLPGPAAPQGGSVSGTWPAPVRKPTGRDVARLAGVSQATVSLVFSGPEAGRRVSDATRERVREAARSLGYRPQAAGRQLRLGRSGMILLAVPNILGPFFGRVLEGVHEEAGRHGLAVVVSSGWGSATLADAATTSRFDGLLICSPDDSQLGALPADTPAVFLDADPGTDRARPTVELDVAGGMRAAVEHLAGLGHRRIGRLRSTHAAYTFRVRQAAFEQAAAELGLDVVELGVSLNEGQPAARGAARRMLAGPDRPHAVICDDDVVASGVYQAAAELGLRVPADLSVVGIDNIPVAELLTPPLTTVDLPGEELGRAGVAALADLLRGEPVAPVPPLATSLVLRSSTAAGTAATGTRAAGSPASGASPTGTSPTGTGRSD
- a CDS encoding GNAT family N-acetyltransferase, whose product is MTLAFTLDPEPGPDLRADIVRLWTDVTNAGGAVGFVAPVTEDEVWKTADPHFAGLAPAGPDRLLIAHERESGRLAALLFLDSMRFGLMDHWRLLKRVMVHPDFQGRGYGAELMAEAERVARAWGLEGLRLTLRGGLGLEAFYARCGYTEVGRVPAAIRVAPGDDRDDVTMWLDLR
- a CDS encoding GlxA family transcriptional regulator; translation: MAHRIAVLALDRVIAFELGIPARIFESAKDADGVPHYQVATCTVDGRPVPTSTDFRIAVDHGPELLEWADTVVIPASADQGPREVDARLDPALVAALARIRPGTRLVSICTGSFVLAAAGLLDGRPATTHWRYTELFAALYPKVRLDPDVLFTDDGDVLTSGGVAAGIDLCLHIVRRDHGSAVANAVARTCLVPPWREGGQKQYVELPRPAVDAGPGAAAVRAWALEHLDQPLPLRLLADRAGMSVRSFTRRFREETGSSPGQWLTVQRAERARQLLESTDMTIDQVARESGFGTAASLRLRLRGRLDVAPSAYRRTFRSVERSH
- a CDS encoding MFS transporter, whose amino-acid sequence is MGYVALLRAPHVSRLLLGTLLGRLPAGMTALVIALALREAGTPYSRIGLATAAYAISAAVGGPVLGRIVDRTGQPRVLLASAVVAGGGYALLALAPGSALAAPVGAAIAGLAMPPLEPCLRSLWPDVVAEEQLDTVYAFDSASQQILYVAGPLAVAGIAGAFSPVAALWVAAGLGLAGALVVATAGPARAWQAPPRAHSAGLLGPLRSPGLVLLLIGLAGAGWAVGAQNVLFIAYAEAHEGGLPGGAGTLLALAALGGLLGALGYGAVRWRSGTATRTWVMALGMAVSYLPLVLLPGPYAMAALAFLSGIGLAPLLAAAFVLVAELAPVGTVTEAFAWLVTLFATGNSLGYAVSGNLAEDSLRPVALCAAGGIGLGGLLLFGARRWFQPLPAAPVAQPVPVG
- a CDS encoding MFS transporter, with product MNERHTPTPGPTAAPARPEAPAPAPDLAPSGLPRPGRTGRPRPHYAWVVAAVSLLVLLGSAGFRSTPSLMMDALHNEFGWSMGTISSATSVNLALYGLTAPFAAALMDRFGVRLVVVCALLTISVGAGLTMLMREPWQLVLCWGVLVGLGSGSMAGAFATTVTGRWFRARQGLVTGVLTAAGAAGNLVFLPVGAWLVEEHGWRSAVVVVSLAASAVAVPVLLLMRERPADLGLLPYGATEEPPPPVADNRALARSLRVLRDASRSRAFWLLAGSFAICGATTAGLVGTHFIPAAHDHGLPVTTAASLLALIGIFDVIGTIASGWFTDRFDSRLLLVVYYALRGFSLFLLPQLFAGSLEPPILAFVIFYGLDWVATVPPTVALCRRHFGDDAPIVFGWVLACHQLGAAAVAGLAGLARDALGTYDLAWYAAGGLCAVAVLLCLALRADRPGAGAPAPSLS